The genomic region GATTCTGCTTTACTGCTGCCTTCACGTGCTATCGAAATGATGGGAAAAGGCACGTCGAGTAGAAAAACTGCACGCGAACGTCGCCTCATGTCGTGTTTTCCACCGGATGACTGGGAATTTGTTTTGAGAGCCGAGTTTCCGAGCTGAGGGAACTTTTCAAATTTCAAACATGGTGGAGAGTGCCGAAGGATTTGGGAATGGCAACAAATATTAACACTTGTTAAGGGCCTTATCGTCCGCGAGCAGCttgttttagaatctacacacGACGAATAAAAGAGGCATTTTAGTTGACGagagaagggggaaaaataaaaaataaaaagtaattttaatcgacgaaaataaagagcaattttagcaACCAAAATTTTCCTTCAGcacacatttcaacttttatagaaaattttaacaCACTTATTTGTAAGTgcagtttaacacgcaagacatttAAGACAACAGTCAGTGtcttttattaattgtttcaatcaaacatgttgaactgacaatatgtcttcgttttcacctaaataaaaaaaaaaaaaaagtgtataattgcttgagattaatcttatagctgtacaatgaaataaataaattgaaataaaaagtgttctgagtggttcttttctccaacccaCTTTTTATAAATTCTAATTGGATTGTGTGAAGTTTCGTCACTGTAttgttttcgttttagtcattgacaaaattgtcagtcCATTTGAGTTTTCGTTacagtctcaatgaatggcttctatttgagTTTTCATctgacaaaacattttcatgatgaataatgatgaaggcTTTTCGTCGATGAATGACACCGATGCGCTTTCAGTCGATGATTGAACGCGAGcagcagtccaaaaaaaaaaaaacacacaagatggCAAAAGTCGCAAGGCGCTTGGACGAGACGCAAAGGTGGGGAATCATTTTCTTCCCTACCTGTGCCCAGACGCTTGATGGGCGACTCCTCGTCTTCGTCGCCGTCGACGCTGCTGCTCCTCGGCCGCTTCTTGGGCAGCAGGAGGGTCTCCAGCCGAGGGATGACCACCGACAAAAAGGTTTTGGCGCCCAGCGGCGATTGCGGCGATGGCGGGGGAGCGCCGGTCGCCTCCTGGCCTCTGACCGGCTTCTGCGGACTGACGCTTTTGGACTTGGCGAACAGGCTGTTGGTCCGTCGCTCGGCTTGGTCGCCGTCGGGGAGGTGCCCGTTCAGCTTGGGGCGGGGCTCCGAGGTAGCTTGGGTGCAAGTGACGTCGCCCGGCTCGGCGGGGACGCGCTCCGCCGGCGTCAGCGACGGCGGTCCCAGGTCGGGCGGCGTTTCCGATGGCGTCGGCGTCGGCGGGACGGAGACGCTCAACTCGGGAGCGCGCGGAGACTCCGgccgggcggcggcggaggcCGGCGGCGCCTTCCGGAGGCTCATCTCGCTGCGGACCTCCATGATGGTCTTCTTGAGCAGCTTGAGCCTCTTGCTGCGAGACGGGCTGTTCTTCATGGCCGTGCTCAGGTCCAGCTTCTCCAGGAGCTCCTTCAGCTGATCCTCCAGCGGCGTCAGGCGGCGGTACGAGGGGCTCAGGAGGCGGTCCACTGCGCAAGGCCAAACAAAAAGACCACCGCTCTCAAATGCCTTCAAACATGGCATTACCGAAGTGCATTCGCAGTCATGGCAaaagttgtcagatcttccGTGTGATTTCTCGGTCACGCCCGATTCACACCGGCTGCGGAACAGACGCGGTGCGACTCCCGCACGGACGCAAGAGTGACTCACCGTCGTCCCAGGTGAAGGGCGGCGGCGCCTCCAATTTGGGCGCCTGCGGCAGCATCAGCCCGCTCGGGAAGTCGAAGCCGATGCGGTCGGCCTCCTTGCGGGCGCGGCGCAGGATGACGCCGCCGTGGTCTTGCATCCTCTGGGCCACCTTGTAGAAGAAGGTCTCCTTGGCGTTGTACTTCATGCAGTTGGCGATGATCAGGTCAAAGTCGGCCTCAAAGTCGTCCAGGCCGCGGTAGGCGTGGCCGTCCACGCGCGCCCGCATGGTGGAGAAGTCCATGGGCTGCTTGATGTGCTCCAAGTAGTCCGGGACCTGAAACGTGTTGATCATTTCGTGAGAATATGACAGCCGTCGTGCGTCCGGATTTGCATTTGATCGGAGGCCGAACGCCGCCGCCCCCGTTTCCGGCTGACCTCTTTTATGCTGACGGGCTGAGCGAAGACGTTGTACTGGTCCTTCTGCTGCAGCTGGCTGAGCACGGTCCTCAGCAGGATGGTGAACGGCGTCAGCTGGACCTCCAGCGCCGACTGCTGCAGCTTCAtctggtaaaaaaacaaaaaaaaaaagttttccagcAAGGAAATGAAGTACTGGAATGTAAAACCCCATGATAGGGCAAAATCTACGATGTAGAGatcttacacaaaaaaaaagctcaagtatgaaatgtatttctttttattgtacagGATATTAAGTGCTGTGTCGGGCTACgagattatgggaaaaaataacaaatcatgattattcaagggattatttttttggtacaaaacaagaaaatgtttaagcatttaaaaatattaagaccaattaaaaaaatagaaacactaatttccttttggaccaaacatcatctataatatttatttatttattcatttatgttggTCAAAAGTTGAAgctggagtgcagcatgtacactgtgcagtaggacgatcattgaatttttggtacaaaacaaaaaaaatgtttaagtgttaaaaaatattaagaaaaaatgatttgaaaaattactttttattctaATTATTATTTCCTGTTGGATGAAAccacatttattaaatgagttatttgaaaatttaaacaaggagcaaatgtatacatttaaacgactcaaaaattagtattaatcatctttttttttttatggttatgctgattttgtaattgcggagtgtaataattgaaatagtAATTCAATTCTGATTTTCTTTATTGAGTTTTTTTCCCATAGTTATGATGAAAGGCTGCAGCTctgaaatattgtttttccAAGTGATTATCGAAGCTAACAAAATCGCTTgaacgagcgagcgagcgacctCGTCCCGCTTGAGCTTCTCGCGCTTCCTGATGAGCTCCAGCAGCAGTCGCGCTCGCTCCAGGTCGTGTCGGAGTCGGTGCCACTCCTTCAGCTGCTCCTTCAGCGCCTGGTTGGTCTCCGCGCGATCCTGCGGGGAACACAAACAAggccaaaaaatgaaaagaaaaagtgtcagTTGCTTCAAAAACTCAAACGGGCGGCCGCCCGCTCACCACCGCGGCGGACTTGGGCGCCTGCGACGTGTTGGCCTGCAGGCGGCGGATGAGCGGCACGTTGTTCCTGGACTTCCTCTTGAGCACCCAGTAGCTCAGAACGCGCTCCACAAACGGACGCTTCCTCTGGACCGCCACCTGGTTCAGGATGCTGTCCAGGCTGGCAACAAGAAAACCAGCAATGGTCGCTTTGGGCTTGGCTTCAAAATTCATACGCTTCTCACAATTTCTAGTTTTTACATTGGTTACATTTCTACCTGGTACAAATCAAGCTTCACAGATTAAATCAACAACTGAACACACCTTTCCAATTAAAAGGGACATGGCTGATTTTTAGCAGTAAGAACATATTTGTCTgatgaatatttatatatttactaccggtattgattgattttgatgacttatatactaggggtgtgaattgctcgTATCTGGAGAATCTatctgtatcacgattcatagttCACAATTTGATGTGATACTGATTaagtctttgaccgccaaaaacgttaatagtatatatatatatacacatccatccattttctgtactgtttactcctcacaaggctcgCAGGTAaatagtaaaatcacgatgtatgccgccataaacgttaaatgatgtcaactattattattattattatttttaatcaatgggaagtgcaatgactgctggtcaatggagttgtggaatcaaaaacacccactaaatatggcagcattgtatccctTTTCAATACAAATCTGTaaggttattattattttttttttttaacacaagtataaaaaatactcatcagtaaacttgcacatgtacactgtaagatctGTATGCTAAATGCATTTAACTGGAACTTCAACacagtatttaacaaacaggttgcaatctcCTTCATGTCTGAATAGCAttaaaattagggctgcacaatatattgaaaaaatatcgatatcgcgatattggcccttgcaatatgcatatcgcaaaggcatgcaataagttttatatggaattttatgctttttatatgaatttgaccagtcagatgctaactaaaatgtgcatcgccattcaatagttgaaaattatcaagacataattgcaattaattaactaagattacattaaggttgcttattttgccacatgaaaaatgtttttctttcattaggtaataaaaatgaaatatctttaggtacatgttaaatatcgcaataatatggatatcgctatgttcagcaagtatatcgcatgtttttccaatatcgtgcagccctaattaaaaTCAAATCTTATTATATAGTAGGCCTAATGTTCcatgaatataacattcttccatgcttaaagtgtgaacacaagtaagactttttgttgagGACTTCCATCCAAAAATGTTTCAATCTCGATTCTGCCACATATGTGCTGTAATACTGCGATATATTGAATCCATTTTTCTTCAAACCTCTTAATATATACTGGAAATAGATTTCAATGTATTTGACAAGTCTGGAATCATTTGAAGTATTTGGTGATGATTTAGTCATCTTCGAATCCGGAAAGTGTCCCCGAGCGCTCGGACCTTACCTGGAGGCGGTGATGCTGGGCCCGGCGGCGTTGCCGTCGGCGCCGTCGGCTTCCGTCCGAGGCTCGGGCGGCGGCTCGGGCCGCTTGCTGCGCTTCTTGCACCAGTGCCTGGCGCGGGCCCGGCCGCGCCGCTCGCCGCGCCTGTGGCAGGCGCCGTTCTTGCGGTGCGGCGCCCCCTCGTAGACGTTGAGCGGCCGCCGGTCGCCGCCGGCGGGCGTGTGGCTGCGGCAGTACGCCGTCTTCTTGACGGCGAAGGCGCCGGGCGCCGTCTCCATCTTCATGAAGAGGCCGGCCTTCTGCGCGCAGCTGACGTGGAAGGCGGCGTAGCAGTTGGCGCGGTCGCACTGGATGCAGGCGCCCGCCCCCTTCTCCTTGCACAGGTAGCACGTCAGCTTCCAGCGGGCGGGCGGCACGTCGCCCACGCCGTCGATGGGCTCCACGAAGACGGCGTCCGAGAAGCCCACCTCGGGCACCCACAGGGCGCAGGCCACGTGGCCCCAGCGCCCGTCCGCCGTCCGCTTGAGGGCGCCGCCGCGGTTGGGGCAGAAGACGCAGTCGGCGGgccgcgccgccgccgccgccgccggccgctGCAGGCAGTGGCGGCACAGCCAGCGGCCCTCGGGCACGTGCGGCACGCCGTAGCACTCCTGATGCACGGCGATGTTGCACGCGTCGCAGAAGAGGATGACGTTGCTGTCGGCGCCGTCGCCGTCCATGCACACGCAGCACACGGCGTCCTCGTCCACCGCCGGCTCGCCTTGCCCCCGCGTGTCGCCGTAAGACTCCTTCTCCAGGCGGTCCATCAGGAACTCAAACAGGTTGCTCGACACCTGGACAAGGTTCATTTGAAATTTAGGTGGAGTTGGAGTCTCCGATTTCCTTCACTCATCTGCTCCCGAAAACGTAGAAACACGTTCTAGTTCacacgttttaagtgtcccaaagacgtatttatacgtttttatgctcagagcatacagaaggctttgatgcaacctcaactgcaaagaagaaacggtagttattactcaaatggccagcagggggcaacagagtataagagatgaaCCAGGgtgatgttgaaaaaaagctcaattactcaaaattctaaatagatttgtgaataattgtgAAACTTAAGCTACGTTCAaatgctagttgctgcaaaacggaaacagatagaaatacactttttttttcctgatgaaagaagagacgctaatcttttgttttttgtagcaatagaacaattaagaatattctatgggccttgcaaaatcagtcaaaatccagtaaaccgGCCAGTAGTGaaggggattgtttctgtgaaaatggcggcgagtgaatgagagaagaaaaaaataaaataattgggaACGACAGGTCAGACTTTAAAAGACTGctgatcggccggaaaattctgatcggtgcaccccaaataaaaataaaaatgaattcatgttttagtcataatttagtcatgtgattgtattttagttttaatccaattttagtcgacgaaaaaaagagcaattttagttggCAAAAAAAGGGCAATTTTAGTCGATTATTAATAAAGATCAATTTTAGTCGACAGACAAAGAGGGATTTTAGTCAACGAAAAAAgccattttagtcgactaaactGACAGTTTAGTGAATATtgtccttcagcatacatttttaaatagaaaattgtcattttaatcATTTAAGAAATTGTCAGTCAACTTCAGTTATCGTTTTGTCTTCTATTTATTTGATCTTATTGATGGATTTCATTTCTTATCTATGGCTTCGATTTTCGTTTTGGTCGAATCTCTCCGGCGACACGATGAGCGCACCTGGCTGATGCCGTCGCTCCTGCGCTTCTCGTTGAGCAGCTCCAGCCATGCGTAGTCCTCCTCGTCCATGTCGTACTCCACCTCCTCGTCCAGCTCCTCGGCCGTGCGCTCGGCGTACGTGTAGTACGCCGCCGGCCGCTTGGGCACCACGGGCAGGTGGTACTCCACCGTGCGCACCCTGggctccggcggcggcggcgctggcgCCGGGGCGGGCTGGGCGGCGCCGTGCGGGGCCGCCAGGGCGGCGGCGCTCTTCTTGTTGCGCTGGCTGTTTTTGAGGCGCGCCGAGCGCACGGGCGCCTGCTGCGGCTTCTCGCTGTTCTCCTTGTTGCTGTTGCACTCCAGGATCTCCTGCGCCGTGGGCTCGTCGTCGCCGACCACGTCCAGCTTGTCGTAGATGCTGAGCCGGTGCACGCGGCCGTCCACCTCCAGCTCCACCATGCGCTGGGCCTGCGCGTACGTCAGCGTCTCCCGGTTGGGCGACGGCTTGATGGGCGACGAGTCCCGCTTCAGCGCCGCCGGGCGCGGGTGCCGCGCCTTCTTCTTCATTGCCGCGGGGACGCTGCAAAACCCAACGGCAGGGAAAACTGCTGAGTGTGTTTTGGGTCCGGAAAATACGGCAAactcgggatgtaacgacaacggcaatatcgtgatgtcgccatattaaaactcccacaacATATCGTCGTGGTCATagggcagtttaattttcacaaggcatgttttggccgttcgatgtttaaaatccacgcttattgtcagatgaagcttgtgaatcgagtcaatatgtggaagaactcaaaatgtgtgcgtgcattagcaagtaagtgcctcaatattaagtatcatgggttttttttaaatttacttttttgACACACCTGCAGGACTGAGAACAGAAGTTGttgttaattacaattaattacccAAGAATGtaatgagtttgattattttgccacatgaaaaaaaaatcattctttcattagataataaaaatgtcatttctttagatacatgttaaatattgacttggtggggcggggcggggggcggggcagGGGGTGACCATCGGATCTGTTGTTCAGCTGCTGGTGAGCTTGTGACACCTAGAGGACAATGACCATAAATTCCTTTCCCCTCAGCAGAACAGGAAATCCTGGCCGAACCCGCAACCCGATCCTCCTCCTTTGCTTTTTCACATACTGTACGTATTGTGTTCACTTTGTCCCAACCTAATCCGTTTGTGGCTTTCTACACTTACTTACATGTGTTTCCTCTGCAGATTGcgacacatgaaaaaaaaaaaaaaaatgcactcctTGTCGCTCTcgcctcacaaaaaaaaaaaaaaaaaacgttttgctgtgcaaaatataatattttttttaactatgtgggagtggtaaaacatttttcatggtcTCCACTGCATATTGTTTGATTTTCACCTGCAGAGGAAAAAGTGTGagcaatttctacagaaattccAAAGGGTTCACAATTCACATACTTTTTCCTCACACTGAATACGCGCATGACAAACCACTTGACCTACAAGTCCACCAGGGTGCACGAGCAAGATGATTACACACAAGTTCACTGGGTCAGTCACGTGGTTCCGCCGGCTCACTCGTTATCTCGTGTGTGTTGTTGCGCACGGGCTGAGACAACAAGTCATAACGTATCTTCATATTTAAGATACGACCGTCTTGCGCCAGATAATTACCCTGATTCATAAACTAATgcatcttatttaaaaaaaaagaggttattTCTGCTCCAAAGTGTGTCATAAAACGGTTACGTATTAGGACTGTAATGATAATGACAAATTATATTGTGATAtctcaatattaaaactgccaaaatatatcgtcgtcgtcgtatcatgatattaaaaaaaaagcactttcttttaaaatcaggttgatttcaatttgtgcagttctagcaccctctggtggctagttttttgtgcagtttaattttcacaaggcatgttttggcccttctatacacgctattggtcagatgaagcataacgtaatatgcttgtgaaccgaatcaatatgtggaggaactcaacgtgtgcgtgcattagcaagtaagtaccTCACTATTAAAGTGTTATTCGTGATTGTAGGTTGTAACTTGttgacagtgttccctcgcggatttttttttttggggtgcaattttacatacatttttttttttcagtcatgtacctattttataaaatttgtgaAGGTTTTAAcaatgagaatgtttaaacgagagaGAAAAGTGTatcaactgtgtggtgaggcGTTTTAAGAgccggaaaacatttagaataaatgtaaaacataaaactaCGTTAACttcttcgcggatttcatttattgcggctaTTTCTTGGAACATAACCCCAAACAAAAACGAAGGAACACTGTATATgcacaaaatcacaatattgacaACATGTTAATAtaataacaacataataatatataataataaaatattgacaataccgtgataattatcgtattgtgaccttcatgtaGTGATAAAAACCAATCTTGCGGTTTGGTTATCACATCCCCAATTCCGTGCGTTTGTTTACAATCTTAAAGCGATGAttgtgacgtttgaaagtgtgcgtCGACGTTCTCCTCTCCGgatgaatgaaagaaaaagtaGGCGGGGAGCTCAGCAAGCTCGATCCACGCCGACGACCCCAGCCCAGAGAGCCGCAGGGTCGCTCCCCCACCCCCCGATCGATCCAATGTGGACAAGCAACTGTTTTAGCCGCCGAAGCTAACAGTTGCTTAGCTCGGCTACCAGGACACACGACCGCGACGAAAACGTTTGTTCAAATGGAAGGCTTCACAGGGACATTTTTGGCTTCGTGTTTTTATATGAAGGAAAAGCCTCCAACCATGTTTGATAAACGCATTCGGACCAGGTCGCTAGTCGCGGTTAGCTTGCTACAAGGAGCGGAGGGGGAGGAAATATGGCGACTACAACAAGAAAAACCCACgggggctttaaaaaaaaaaaaaaaaaggaaaaaaaagttgtcacgTCCTCGCAGCCGTCAACGTgcgtttgttggtttgtttgtgtgtgacaaCCACCCGAGCTCGGCCTTCAAGGGTGAATATTAGAATGCTGTACCGGCGAACTTACCTGCGGTTTTCCACAAGAATTCAGCGGTAAGGAGAGGAAGAGGACTCAGCAATGGCGTCGGCGAGCGAGGCCTGCGGAGCCCCAAGCGGCGGTTTGGGTTTAAATCCGCATTCAGCCGGCGCTTGGTGCCGAACCCAACGAGACGTGAGCGCGGCCGCCAAGTATCCAGGGCGGCAGTAAAAGGCCGTGTTCGGGCCGCTACGAATTCCAAGGTGGCGGCTTGTGCTGGCTGTCGATCTTTTGCCGTGCTCGGGCCGAgccgactactactactagctgAGCTGCCGCTTGCTGCTTCTCTTCCCCCAACAACAATGCGGCTGTGAGACCTCTGCGTCATGACGTCACGCGTATGCGTGAACCCAAACCAGGAAGTGGTGGAGGCGAGACGTTTCGCCATTTCCTAAACAGGTTTTGCCTCGCAAATGCAACCTTGAGAGGGAAGACCTTCCatgatatacatttttttggtgtgtgattACAGCATTTTTAACATTGTGGAACAAgtcaaaaaaagtctttctaaCATTGTGAAACATTTTTACACGGAAAGGGCAAAATCTTATTTTTGTTCCATGTTAgtcataaaaaataactaaaacgttTAATGaggaataaattttttttagtttaatcatcatcatcacttatCCTTATTTTGGTCGATCCTACGGTATTCCAAATGAGTTTGGGGAGAgccggtgctttttttttgtttttttatttttatttttatttttgggggggggggggggggggatatgacgtcacgctacaggattgtccgGAAATTATCCGttaaaaattgttcaaaataacacaattgttggactaaaattgtaaaaagtaaaaacgtAAAAACTAAACCAATGCACCAGCATGATACTTTAAGGGGGGGGTCGGCAATCCTGGAGCGGGGCGCGTTCcttaggcgaccccgatacgatctggTACCGACACTGGAGAACATTTTATCAAAactgactggtcgccagtcaatgaAAAAGCAAGTATAGACTTCACATTCATACctttacacaatttaaagtcTTCAATGAATCTCACATCTGTTTTGGACGAAAACGTCCACAAGCACAGGGTGAAACGTGCCAACCTCACAAAGGAAGGCCGAGATTTCAACCACAATCCGAAGAAGTACGCAGTCGACGCACAAACCACTGAACCACCGCGTTGCCTGAAATAAAAACCATTTAAAACATAAGATGATCCTGTAGTTTCGAATGAAAACTGGTCTGGGTCAATTGGCCTGGTCCTGGTCTCCGCTGTGTTGCGGTCCCgttgcagaagaagaagaaggagaaggagactCCTCCTTGGAGAGCAAGTTGTTTTTGCGGAGGTGGCAGGCCTGCTGATAAGGGGGGCTGATAGGCGGCTGGGTCGGGGGCGTGTACTGGTACTCCTTGCCACTGTCCAGCTGCGGGAAGAAGGAACAAACAAAGTCGAGTTTTTCGTGGCATGAACCGAcaagtcttttatttatttatttagggatcAAGTTGACCTGCAGAGGGTAGGTTCTGTCGGAATCAAAGGCGCTGAGGTCTCCGCACGCCAGGAAAGGAACGATCACGCGGTTTGGACCTTCCAACTGGTTGAAGTCCACATCTGTCAACAAAattcgaaattgtttttttaaagactacATTATATACAATGAATAAATAGCAATtctttctatctatccatcaggcaaaagaaatgaaatgCTCTTCTACCAGATGGCAGAAATATGATTTGACAGTTGCAGCCACTTGTTGTgaaatttttgtttggtggtgtgctaGAAGATTTTCCAATGACTGACGGAATCGTCACATCTCCAACGCCACAACTTttcaggaattaaaaaaaaacagctttatttctggagtttaaaaaaaaaaaaaaacagtgataaAGTTGCCATTAGAGCTGTGCaatataacaatatatatactgtagatTGAATATAAAATGTCTATTGTACAAATTAATCCTCTATCGACCGCTGCTGAGGGAAAGCTGCCATTTCTGTTCCTGCACTTAGTAATAATATTACTGAATATATGACAAACATACTCGACTCTTGCATTACGCTGTGCGACTTCCACCGAATCAAGAAGAGGTGAAGTTGATTCATCAACCTACCGTATGAGTGATCCAGCAGAGGGTTGGACATGTTGGGCACGTAACCTTCAGGAGGACGATAGTTCTGACACACCACAAACGCTTCTGTACGCCGGCAGaaagatttgttttgttttgttttgttttgttttgtaatacaattcaaaaagcagCGACGAACCGATGCTGGAGTTGCGGCTGCTGCGAGGTTTGGCACACGTCACGCCGCCGAAAAAGATCTTGAGCTGCGAGTACAACAGCGTCACGTCTTTGCCTCGGAAGATCtgaacagaagaagaagaaaaaaaaaaaaaacctcaagaatGTTCACAGTACAACAAGATGGAGAACCACAActgccaaatttcaaaataaataaatgactaaatatataaataactaaatgactaaaagtaaaattaaaaatgtatataaaaaaatacaattagaaaatttgattaaaaatggaaataaaaagagcaaaaaatatatacacaaataaataaatacattgtatttaatttttgaattatatatctgtttttttccacttttagtcatttatttatttttaattttggccaaTACTGCCAAGtctaaatgttattcaaatgagggggcggtcctaagtatGTCTTGGGTTGgctaaaagtggaaataaaaacatgtaaaaaaagatatataattcaaaaattaaatacaaatgtatttattcatttatatatatatatatatatatatatatatatatatatatatatatatatatatatatatatatatatatatatattttgcactttatttccatttatatctatttttttatataattttcaaattatatctttatatccattttattttcacttttagtaatgtatttatttatttagtcatttattgatttgtAATTTTGGCCGTTTTGTCCTAAGCGTGTATTCGGttggctaaaagtgaaaataaaaacggttggatgttgaaaaaaatatataattaaaaaatgaaatacaaaagtatttatttatacatatattttttgctctttttatttccatttatatatattttttgggatataattttcaaatagttttttttatatcaatttttattttcacttgtcattatttatttattttgaattttggcagttttggtcctccatacaacaAGACAAGCTGGACTAACCTTAGCCACAAAAGTTCCTCCTGGTTTGAGTACGTGAGTGGTGATGTTCAGCGCCTGAGATttgggaaggaaaaaaacaaacaaaaaacaacagttCAAAGAACTGACTTTAGTCATccttgcataaaaaacaaaccctGGCGGGCGACTCACAGCCAAGAGTAGCTGAGCTTGAATGTACTCGTCCACGTCATGGAGGCCCGTTACTATGCcgcaaaaaacagcaacaacacgtGAGGGATGCACATGCGGCGGTATTGGCGGTCGAGGACTGGGGGTGTTCTGACCGTCAGGTGCGCCGTCGCACACCACCAAGTCAGCCGGGCGGCCCTCGAAATGGCGGACGATCTCCTCGGCCGTCGACACCTGACAGAAAAGAGAGGAAGTCGGGTGAGTCACGTGATGCGCAGTGGCCAATCACAGCgtcccaaaacaaacaaacaaacaaaaaactacttgcACTCCACGTCGAGAAGTACAAGGGAGAAAGCTTAATAGGGCGACAATTATTGACtgcttattattaactcattcactcccaggacattttcgctgttttactggatttg from Festucalex cinctus isolate MCC-2025b chromosome 3, RoL_Fcin_1.0, whole genome shotgun sequence harbors:
- the LOC144016526 gene encoding bromodomain-containing protein 1-like isoform X4, translating into MKKKARHPRPAALKRDSSPIKPSPNRETLTYAQAQRMVELEVDGRVHRLSIYDKLDVVGDDEPTAQEILECNSNKENSEKPQQAPVRSARLKNSQRNKKSAAALAAPHGAAQPAPAPAPPPPEPRVRTVEYHLPVVPKRPAAYYTYAERTAEELDEEVEYDMDEEDYAWLELLNEKRRSDGISQVSSNLFEFLMDRLEKESYGDTRGQGEPAVDEDAVCCVCMDGDGADSNVILFCDACNIAVHQECYGVPHVPEGRWLCRHCLQRPAAAAAARPADCVFCPNRGGALKRTADGRWGHVACALWVPEVGFSDAVFVEPIDGVGDVPPARWKLTCYLCKEKGAGACIQCDRANCYAAFHVSCAQKAGLFMKMETAPGAFAVKKTAYCRSHTPAGGDRRPLNVYEGAPHRKNGACHRRGERRGRARARHWCKKRSKRPEPPPEPRTEADGADGNAAGPSITASSLDSILNQVAVQRKRPFVERVLSYWVLKRKSRNNVPLIRRLQANTSQAPKSAAVDRAETNQALKEQLKEWHRLRHDLERARLLLELIRKREKLKRDEMKLQQSALEVQLTPFTILLRTVLSQLQQKDQYNVFAQPVSIKEVPDYLEHIKQPMDFSTMRARVDGHAYRGLDDFEADFDLIIANCMKYNAKETFFYKVAQRMQDHGGVILRRARKEADRIGFDFPSGLMLPQAPKLEAPPPFTWDDVDRLLSPSYRRLTPLEDQLKELLEKLDLSTAMKNSPSRSKRLKLLKKTIMEVRSEMSLRKAPPASAAARPESPRAPELSVSVPPTPTPSETPPDLGPPSLTPAERVPAEPGDVTCTQATSEPRPKLNGHLPDGDQAERRTNSLFAKSKSVSPQKPVRGQEATGAPPPSPQSPLGAKTFLSVVIPRLETLLLPKKRPRSSSVDGDEDEESPIKRLGTGITNGFVVEADEEEETSPTRLLEPRRRCASESSISSGASALSAASTAVLSKSGKGRPAAAAATAVRRNTADDKLAPTSCAENGELSPHVQVSSDRGPPSAEDGEADAAPAQRGDGGGGGGGGASAPAAGRAPSRRADAVQVRRETLPRPLLRQQAQLAMAS